A region of Cellulophaga sp. RHA19 DNA encodes the following proteins:
- a CDS encoding RNA polymerase sigma factor — protein MNPQLNNNIKFINALKSGDESAYNKLVTDYHQKLCVYAHNLTHDRDEAEDIVQNVFMRIWRKRDKLKADFSLQSFLYKSVYNEFIDHYRKQKNVFPLEKKYLDALHNLVEETDVISFDNLIKKVKTEIQNLPPKCKNVFLLSKQEGLTNIEIAEYLNISIKTVEAQITKAFFILRTKINKKTDSNLFLYFSVLKLKRVLLFKN, from the coding sequence ATGAACCCCCAACTAAATAACAACATTAAATTTATTAACGCACTAAAGTCTGGTGATGAGTCTGCATATAATAAATTGGTTACAGATTACCACCAAAAGCTTTGTGTATATGCACATAATTTAACTCATGACCGTGACGAGGCAGAAGATATTGTACAAAATGTTTTTATGAGGATTTGGCGTAAAAGAGATAAATTAAAAGCCGATTTTTCTTTACAGAGTTTTTTATACAAATCTGTTTATAATGAATTTATAGATCATTATAGAAAGCAAAAAAATGTATTCCCGTTAGAAAAAAAATATTTAGATGCGCTACACAATTTAGTAGAAGAGACAGATGTAATATCTTTTGATAACCTGATAAAGAAGGTTAAAACAGAAATACAAAATTTACCTCCAAAATGTAAAAACGTATTTCTTTTAAGTAAACAAGAAGGCTTAACTAATATAGAAATAGCAGAATATTTAAATATCTCAATAAAAACAGTTGAAGCACAAATAACAAAAGCATTTTTTATTTTACGCACTAAGATTAATAAAAAAACAGATAGTAATCTATTTTTATATTTTTCTGTTTTAAAACTCAAAAGAGTATTACTTTTTAAAAACTAA
- a CDS encoding FecR family protein, producing the protein MKKKVSKLDKLIVKYLTRESSKKELDKLEKELNEEVKSKESLEDYIKINVVSDFVLQKFDIEKTRTALLHTIAEDKRKATNAKVIKLVKYAAAAVFAGTLITGVFFKASLFNTITNNTQVVKTEIKGGLSKPTLSLEDGSVVILENGKQVNVGNATTNGKELTYLPSNEQNKEVIYNSLTVPRGGEFALELADGTKVWLNSESKLKYPVHFKKGRTRSVELVYGEAYFDVTSSEDNNGDGFNVITNQQNIAVLGTEFNIKAYKDENFIYSTLVEGHIVLENKSFKADMLPGQQAVIANGISKKVEVYNVNVENEIAWRKGNFNFKNKSLKEIMKVLSRWYDVDFVIENKELENINFKGVLGKNQDIETILQIIKNTSNINAYEIENRIVYIK; encoded by the coding sequence ATGAAGAAAAAAGTTTCAAAGTTAGATAAACTAATAGTTAAGTACCTTACTAGAGAGTCTTCCAAAAAAGAGTTAGATAAACTAGAAAAAGAACTTAACGAAGAGGTAAAAAGCAAAGAATCTCTGGAAGATTACATTAAAATAAATGTAGTTTCAGATTTTGTGCTTCAAAAATTTGATATTGAAAAAACTAGAACAGCTCTTTTACATACAATAGCAGAAGATAAAAGGAAAGCAACAAATGCTAAGGTAATAAAACTTGTAAAGTATGCTGCCGCTGCTGTATTTGCAGGAACCTTAATTACAGGGGTGTTTTTTAAAGCATCACTTTTTAATACTATCACTAATAATACACAAGTTGTAAAAACAGAAATAAAAGGAGGTTTAAGTAAACCAACACTTTCTTTAGAAGACGGTTCTGTTGTTATTTTAGAAAACGGTAAACAAGTTAATGTTGGTAATGCTACAACTAATGGTAAAGAGTTAACCTATTTACCAAGTAATGAGCAAAATAAGGAAGTTATTTATAATTCTTTAACTGTACCAAGAGGAGGAGAATTTGCTTTAGAACTAGCAGATGGTACAAAGGTTTGGTTAAATTCTGAGTCTAAGTTAAAATATCCTGTTCATTTTAAAAAGGGAAGAACTAGATCTGTAGAATTAGTATACGGAGAAGCTTATTTTGATGTTACCTCTAGTGAAGATAATAACGGAGATGGTTTTAATGTAATAACGAACCAACAAAATATTGCTGTTTTAGGAACCGAGTTTAATATTAAAGCTTATAAGGATGAAAACTTTATCTATTCTACTCTGGTAGAAGGGCATATTGTATTAGAAAATAAATCTTTTAAAGCAGATATGTTGCCAGGACAACAAGCCGTAATAGCAAATGGCATTTCTAAAAAAGTTGAGGTATACAATGTAAATGTAGAAAACGAAATTGCTTGGCGAAAAGGTAATTTTAATTTTAAGAACAAGTCTTTAAAAGAAATAATGAAAGTACTATCTAGATGGTATGATGTAGATTTTGTTATTGAAAATAAAGAATTAGAGAATATCAATTTTAAAGGAGTACTAGGTAAAAATCAAGATATAGAAACAATTTTACAAATAATTAAAAACACAAGTAATATAAATGCCTATGAAATAGAAAATAGAATAGTTTATATAAAATAA
- a CDS encoding SusC/RagA family TonB-linked outer membrane protein, with translation MKIKLMNVLFCYRRKLMMTIMKAFIFLWCTAIFSFTTTNSFSQNAKISIKADAIVSVDMVFDIIMEQTDYKFIYSEGFFDAYPKIALHKGIIKANDLLDKTLKGSDVSYEFLQNKTIAIVKKTNKKVFYQTQITGKVVDEFGNPLLGMNVFVTTRKWDGSEKNKDFLTRGTTTDFDGNFKIMGDVGNYLAITGIGYERFVSQIVKNKTSYKVTLKERISELEEVVLVSTGYQKITKERSTGAYASVKKSQLEKPASNISERLNGVLSGVQSVVDADGNSSIQIRGLTTLGADKEPLIVLNGFPVEGGFSSINPNDVESVTVLKDAAASSIWGAKASNGVIVITTKNNTSTELKVSASSFVRISPKLDVNYSLNRATSKDQIAYLKLAFDGSNFGRGFNPITPNSLLAYGASRSAVYTAFYDAQYGGITNDQRDALLSKYANLDNTKQIEDNLLQNPMIQQHNINISGGNSKMSNNLSLLYEDSRDFFQGNNVNKYLINFRNTTKLTNKLQLDFSAMLQYNEEKNNGASLTELSALSRSDMLKNEDGSLVDMSYLYNNIFAQNMFRPDLNLFPYGGDLSYNPITDANNRDLTTKRLNTRVQAALRYDITKNLNVTSSIQYEIFDTKGRNFYNENNYRVREAIILSSIPNASGFGVPNQVIPSGSILQTNNQRVNAYTFRNQLNFNRTFADKHAVTFLAGFQAEERVAKSTVDPTKFGFNEKTLQTIGGVPDNITFGQSYAGYAFGRPVLNYLINSPFIPFSYTNQTVLTENIDRFVGVYSNIGYTYDNKYTVTGSYRTDSSNLIADDTSIRSNPFWSVGLSWNMHNESFLNNVDWLNSLSLRSTYGVGGNVDSSTSAIPLLSLNPVPDAVTGEALSSVSNVGNPLLRWEKTKSLNVGVDFAIFNNKLNGSVNYYNKQSSDLIVLQSIPNVNGNTTAQINNGAMENKGFEIDLGTSVKIKGNDIVWNGSVNYSHNDNKIKSFFKTNYDSRELTSVAVNSPSFAYTEGYNANTLWSYQYAGVNNVSGVDAPSFYGLNGELVSFLGSATGNGVDFLLPSGTSVSPTFVGTSHSFKVYDFNLSFILQGKFGHKFRRPSFDYQSQTNRPINSYVSEALNAGDNSATPPIITDNFLYFRYGTYAPYIDSYIEDASHIRLQEVNVTYSLPSTVVDKLGVNSLQFYLQGNNLGTILFNDFGEDPEYPRGSIQLQPSYTFGINLTF, from the coding sequence ATGAAAATTAAATTAATGAATGTTCTCTTCTGCTATAGAAGAAAACTAATGATGACGATTATGAAAGCTTTTATCTTTTTATGGTGTACCGCAATTTTTAGTTTTACCACTACAAATTCGTTTTCACAAAATGCTAAAATTAGTATCAAAGCAGATGCTATTGTAAGCGTAGATATGGTTTTTGATATTATTATGGAACAAACCGACTATAAATTTATTTATAGTGAAGGTTTTTTTGATGCGTACCCTAAAATAGCATTACATAAAGGGATTATAAAAGCAAATGATCTGTTAGATAAAACTTTAAAAGGTAGTGATGTATCTTATGAGTTTTTGCAAAACAAAACAATTGCAATTGTAAAAAAAACTAATAAAAAGGTTTTTTACCAAACTCAAATAACAGGTAAAGTTGTAGATGAGTTTGGGAACCCTTTATTAGGTATGAACGTTTTTGTTACAACCCGTAAGTGGGATGGTTCAGAAAAAAATAAAGATTTTTTAACTAGAGGTACTACTACAGATTTTGATGGTAATTTTAAAATTATGGGAGATGTAGGCAATTACCTTGCTATTACCGGAATTGGTTACGAAAGGTTTGTTTCTCAAATAGTTAAGAATAAAACAAGTTACAAAGTCACTTTAAAAGAAAGAATAAGTGAGTTAGAAGAAGTTGTTCTTGTTTCTACAGGGTATCAAAAAATAACAAAAGAGAGGTCTACAGGAGCTTATGCATCTGTAAAAAAGAGCCAGTTAGAAAAACCAGCCTCTAACATATCAGAAAGGCTAAACGGAGTGCTATCAGGTGTTCAATCAGTTGTAGATGCAGATGGTAATTCTAGTATTCAAATTAGAGGTCTTACAACATTAGGTGCAGATAAAGAACCTTTAATAGTGTTAAATGGTTTTCCTGTAGAAGGTGGTTTTAGTAGTATTAACCCAAATGATGTAGAAAGTGTTACTGTTTTAAAAGATGCAGCTGCATCTTCTATTTGGGGAGCAAAAGCATCTAACGGGGTTATTGTTATTACAACAAAAAATAATACATCTACAGAACTTAAAGTGTCTGCGTCGTCGTTTGTTAGAATTTCACCAAAGTTAGATGTTAATTACTCTTTAAACAGAGCTACTAGTAAAGATCAAATAGCATATTTAAAATTAGCTTTTGACGGTAGTAATTTTGGTAGGGGCTTTAATCCAATTACGCCTAATAGTTTACTTGCATATGGTGCATCAAGATCAGCAGTGTATACTGCTTTTTATGATGCTCAATACGGAGGTATTACAAATGATCAAAGGGATGCTTTACTGTCTAAGTATGCTAACTTAGATAATACAAAGCAAATAGAAGATAATTTGTTGCAAAATCCTATGATTCAGCAGCATAATATTAATATATCTGGCGGAAACTCTAAAATGAGTAATAATTTATCTTTATTGTATGAAGATAGCAGAGATTTTTTTCAAGGTAATAACGTAAACAAGTATTTGATTAATTTTCGTAATACAACAAAACTTACCAATAAGCTTCAGTTAGATTTTTCTGCAATGCTACAATACAACGAGGAAAAAAATAACGGAGCTAGTCTAACTGAGTTGAGCGCGTTATCTAGATCAGATATGTTAAAGAATGAAGACGGTAGTTTGGTAGATATGTCTTATTTGTACAATAATATTTTTGCTCAAAATATGTTTCGTCCAGATTTAAACTTATTTCCTTACGGAGGAGATTTGTCTTATAATCCAATTACAGATGCTAATAATAGAGATTTAACAACAAAAAGATTAAATACGCGTGTTCAAGCAGCATTAAGATATGATATTACAAAAAACTTAAATGTAACATCTAGTATACAATATGAAATTTTTGATACTAAAGGAAGAAATTTCTATAACGAAAACAATTACAGGGTAAGAGAAGCTATAATTTTAAGCTCAATCCCTAACGCTTCTGGTTTTGGAGTTCCAAACCAGGTGATACCATCTGGAAGTATATTACAAACAAATAATCAGAGGGTTAATGCTTATACTTTTAGAAATCAGTTAAACTTTAATCGCACATTTGCAGACAAGCATGCAGTCACTTTTTTAGCGGGTTTTCAAGCAGAAGAAAGAGTAGCTAAATCTACTGTAGACCCAACAAAATTTGGATTTAATGAAAAAACATTACAAACAATAGGTGGGGTACCAGATAATATAACTTTTGGACAAAGTTATGCGGGCTATGCTTTTGGTAGACCGGTTTTAAATTATTTAATAAATTCTCCTTTTATTCCGTTTTCCTATACCAATCAAACTGTTTTAACAGAGAATATAGATAGGTTTGTTGGTGTATATTCAAACATTGGGTATACTTATGATAATAAATATACAGTAACAGGTAGTTATAGAACAGATTCGTCAAACTTAATTGCAGATGACACATCTATAAGGTCAAATCCTTTTTGGTCTGTTGGTTTATCATGGAATATGCATAATGAATCTTTTTTAAACAACGTAGATTGGTTAAATAGTTTAAGTTTAAGGTCTACTTATGGTGTAGGTGGTAATGTAGATAGCAGTACATCTGCTATTCCTTTATTAAGTCTTAACCCAGTACCAGATGCTGTAACAGGTGAAGCTTTATCTTCGGTTTCTAATGTTGGTAACCCTTTATTAAGGTGGGAGAAAACTAAATCATTAAATGTAGGTGTAGATTTTGCTATTTTTAATAATAAATTAAACGGTTCTGTTAATTACTATAATAAACAGAGTAGTGATTTAATTGTTTTACAATCTATACCAAATGTTAATGGTAATACCACAGCACAGATTAATAATGGTGCTATGGAAAATAAAGGGTTCGAGATAGATTTAGGAACTTCTGTAAAAATAAAAGGAAACGATATTGTATGGAATGGTTCTGTTAATTATTCTCATAACGATAATAAGATAAAGAGTTTTTTTAAGACAAATTATGATTCTAGAGAATTAACTTCTGTTGCTGTTAATTCTCCTTCATTTGCTTACACGGAGGGTTATAATGCTAATACGTTATGGTCTTATCAATATGCAGGAGTAAATAATGTTTCAGGAGTTGACGCACCATCATTTTATGGTCTAAATGGAGAGTTAGTTTCTTTTTTAGGTAGTGCTACAGGAAATGGTGTAGACTTTTTGTTGCCATCTGGTACTAGTGTTAGTCCTACATTTGTTGGTACTAGTCATTCTTTTAAAGTTTATGACTTTAATTTATCTTTTATCCTTCAAGGTAAATTTGGACATAAATTTAGACGCCCGTCATTTGATTACCAGTCACAAACCAATAGGCCAATAAACAGTTATGTTTCTGAGGCTTTAAATGCAGGGGATAACTCAGCTACTCCTCCAATTATAACAGATAATTTTCTTTATTTTAGGTATGGGACTTATGCACCGTATATAGATAGTTACATTGAGGATGCTTCACATATTAGATTGCAAGAAGTTAATGTTACTTACAGCCTGCCTTCAACTGTAGTTGATAAACTAGGTGTTAATTCCTTACAGTTTTACTTGCAAGGAAATAACTTGGGTACAATTTTATTTAATGATTTTGGTGAAGATCCAGAATATCCAAGAGGTAGTATACAGCTACAACCTAGCTATACATTTGGTATTAACTTAACTTTTTAA
- a CDS encoding RagB/SusD family nutrient uptake outer membrane protein has protein sequence MKTYKLLTLLMFVSTLYVGCSDDYLDEAPSKSQGVVPTTIEDIAGLLNDLRVFSQENSSELIYSTDDFGINIDYFNADVNEFTAPVAHEYTWNTEFPALDARGTRVWNGEWKKIFNANLVLLALNDVEGTVQEKANLKAEAHFIRAYSYFLLANTYCLSLKGNEQEMGLPIKRSTSYEETLERASLQDTYDFITEDLEEALKINRQLEKFNGLDRIWRASTVAVNGFAARYYLALHDYEKAQKYAQDALSEKSTLINFNTDIVETSIIVNIESDGDPSTSETAEIYNGDYIVNTSVINDIFYWTEAYYNREMSSPIGQLWPSEDLLSTYNASYDLRYKHFVVENLSYLRGSDGIGLPLYSQSGYQTVFSHLISGPTAAEMLLIKAECQIRQGSWADGLQTANVLRANRIDVNAPADVINLSATSQSDALVKVLEERRRELPFVLRWYDLKRYNSNEDPSDDVDNITRNFYPYSQVTIDHNSSLQTYTLPKGSRRYAHPIPNQEIITSGGVIKQNEY, from the coding sequence ATGAAAACATATAAATTATTAACCTTACTAATGTTTGTAAGTACTCTATATGTAGGGTGCAGTGATGATTATTTAGACGAGGCTCCCTCAAAATCTCAGGGAGTAGTACCTACTACAATAGAGGATATTGCAGGCTTATTAAATGACCTTAGAGTGTTTAGTCAAGAAAATTCTTCTGAGTTAATTTATTCTACAGATGACTTTGGTATTAATATAGATTATTTTAATGCAGATGTTAATGAGTTTACGGCACCGGTAGCACATGAGTATACTTGGAATACAGAGTTTCCAGCATTAGACGCAAGAGGTACTCGTGTATGGAATGGTGAATGGAAAAAAATATTTAATGCTAATTTAGTTTTGTTAGCATTAAATGATGTAGAAGGTACTGTTCAAGAAAAAGCTAATTTAAAAGCAGAAGCTCACTTTATAAGAGCATATAGCTATTTTTTATTAGCAAATACTTATTGTTTGTCTCTAAAGGGGAATGAGCAAGAAATGGGCTTGCCAATTAAGAGAAGCACTAGTTATGAAGAGACTTTAGAAAGAGCTAGTTTACAAGATACTTATGATTTTATAACAGAGGATTTAGAAGAGGCTCTTAAAATTAATCGTCAGTTAGAAAAATTTAATGGTTTAGATCGTATCTGGAGAGCAAGTACAGTGGCTGTTAATGGTTTTGCAGCTAGGTATTATTTAGCATTGCATGATTACGAGAAAGCTCAAAAATATGCACAGGATGCTCTTAGTGAAAAAAGTACATTAATTAATTTTAATACAGATATTGTAGAGACTTCGATTATAGTAAATATTGAGAGTGACGGAGATCCTAGTACATCTGAAACAGCCGAAATTTACAATGGAGATTATATTGTTAATACATCAGTAATTAATGATATCTTTTATTGGACTGAAGCGTATTATAATAGAGAAATGTCTAGCCCTATTGGTCAACTTTGGCCTTCAGAAGATTTGTTAAGTACGTACAATGCTAGTTATGATTTAAGGTACAAACATTTTGTTGTTGAAAATTTATCTTATTTGAGAGGGAGTGATGGTATAGGTTTACCATTGTATAGCCAGTCTGGTTATCAAACAGTTTTTAGTCATTTAATATCAGGGCCTACAGCGGCAGAGATGCTTTTAATTAAAGCAGAATGCCAAATAAGACAAGGCTCTTGGGCAGATGGGTTGCAAACAGCAAACGTTTTACGTGCTAACAGAATAGATGTAAACGCACCAGCAGATGTTATTAACTTGTCAGCTACATCACAGTCAGATGCATTAGTTAAAGTATTGGAAGAACGTAGAAGAGAACTACCTTTTGTTTTAAGATGGTACGATTTAAAACGTTATAATTCTAATGAAGACCCATCTGATGATGTAGATAATATTACTAGAAATTTTTATCCTTATTCCCAAGTAACTATAGATCATAATTCATCCTTACAAACTTATACTTTACCTAAAGGGTCAAGAAGATATGCACACCCAATACCAAATCAAGAAATTATTACTTCAGGAGGTGTTATTAAACAAAATGAATATTAA